From the genome of Ptychodera flava strain L36383 chromosome 22, AS_Pfla_20210202, whole genome shotgun sequence, one region includes:
- the LOC139122425 gene encoding uncharacterized protein isoform X4: MQVKSCGQSVRIDCDSESEDTHTASEDEDEREFAVSFRTLGNDKNISLEEVVFDTEQYGTDDNGAAEAGDDVTNAMDVIIAKKCLAFVPSILNLLKRAYGDMCARQGCQRRLLYSTTTVGTALTVVWSCSAGHLGGRWQSQPRFDGIFAGNLQTAACILLSGNSFRKIELLFRFANIACISASTFVRVQKLYAAPAIQKYWEAMQLELTGSFHGQKVVLCGDGRNDSPGHSAQYLSYNVGDTSKQVILHTETVDVREVNGKSPNMERLGFDRSMDKLTGMLDIGEMITDAHTQIAAAMRHCEKYSEIKHSWDIWHGGKNIHKKILEASKQRACKDLLPWANALRNHFWYAAKECNGSERKMKAIWFGILHHVVDEHEWILNHDGTYGKCGHGPLSDGERIPWLIKGSPSHVALRKIVEDKRLMKNIPYYVNFRHTGFLESFHSHLLMYAPKRLSYSFVGYKARTVLAAIDFNKHANRQKEVAVDGQPSRYYCKYSKMSKRFYPVPVVAKKKYDYTNDIQQQIFEMRLGVEGHLSQYVPPAENDPCHLHTRLSMMNPPNIADLVEAHKSRFAKSTTSEESI; this comes from the exons ATGCAAGTAAAATCATGTGGACAATCTGTGAG AATTGACTGTGACAGTGAATCTGAAGACACACATACTGCCAGTGAAGATGAAGACGAAAGAGAGTTTGCGGTCTCTTTCAGAACTCTAGG AAATGACAAGAACATATCGCTTGAGGAAGTTGTCTTTGATACAGAACAGTATGGAACAGATGACAATGGTGCTGCAGAAGCTGGAGACGATGTGACCAATGCCATGGATGTAATTATTGCAAAGAAGTGCCTGGCTTTTGTTCCATCAATACTTAACTTGCTGAAACGTGCCTATGGGGATATGTGTGCTCGGCAGGGATGTCAAAGAAGACTTTTATACAGTACAACAACAGTAGGCACTGCACTTACTGTTGTTTGGAGTTGTTCTGCAGGTCATCTTGGTGGAAGATGGCAGTCTCAACCTCGTTTTGATGGCATCTTTGCTGGCAACCTACAAACTGCTGCCTGTATCTTACTGTCTGGGAATAGCTTCAGAAAGATTGAACTGCTCTTTAGGTTTGCCAATATAGCTTGTATCTCTGCCAGTACATTTGTACGGGTACAAAAACTCTATGCTGCTCCCGCCATTCAGAAGTACTGGGAAGCCATGCAGTTGGAGTTAACAGGATCTTTTCATGGACAGAAGGTGGTTCTGTGTGGAGATGGTCGTAATGACTCACCAGGACACTCAGCCCAGTATCTGTCATATAATGTGGGTGACACATCCAAGCAGGTTATTCTCCACACAGAGACTGTTGATGTGCGAGAAGTTAATGGAAAAAGTCCAAATATGGAACGTTTGGGCTTTGACAGATCAATGGATAAGTTGACAGGAATGCTGGACATTGGAGAAATGATAACTGACGCTCATACACAGATAGCAGCAGCCATGC gacactgtgaaaaatattcagaaatcAAGCATTCTTGGGACATATGGCATGGGGGCAAAAATATCCACAAGAAAATCTTAGAG gCATCCAAACAAAGAGCTTGCAAGGATCTACTACCCTGGGCAAATGCATTGAGGAATCATTTTTGGTATGCTGCAAAGGAATGCAATGGCAGTGAGAGAAAGATGAAG GCCATTTGGTTTGGCATACTTCACCATGTAGTTGATGAACATGAGTGGATTCTCAATCATGATGGAACATATGGAAAGTGTGGACATGGTCCGCTCAGTGATGGTGAACGAATACCATGGTTGATAAAAGGGTCACCGTCACATGTAGCACTGCGAAAGATTGTAGAAGACAAGCGTCTAATGAAAAATATCCCTTACTATGTCAACTTTCG ACATACTGGATTCTTAGAATCTTTCCACAGCCATCTTTTGATGTATGCACCAAAGCGCCTTTCATATTC TTTTGTTGGCTACAAAGCACGGACAGTGTTGGCTGCTATAGACTTCAACAAACATGCAAATCGGCAGAAAGAAGTTGCAGTAGATGGACAACCAAG CAGGTACTATTGCAAGTATTCAAAGATGTCAAAGAGGTTTTATCCAGTACCTGTGGTAGCCAAAAAGAAGTATGACTACACAAATGACATTCAGCAGCAGATTTTTGAAATGCGCCTTGGAGTAGAAGGTCATTTATCTCAATATGTTCCACCAGCTGAAAATGATCCCTGTCATCTACATACCAGACTGTCAATGATGAACCCTCCAAATATTGCTGACTTAGTAGAGGCTCATAAGAGCAGGTTTGCGAAGTCCACAACATCAGAAGAATCCATCTAA
- the LOC139122425 gene encoding uncharacterized protein isoform X5: MQVKSCGQSVRIDCDSESEDTHTASEDEDEREFAVSFRTLGNDKNISLEEVVFDTEQYGTDDNGAAEAGDDVTNAMDVIIAKKCLAFVPSILNLLKRAYGDMCARQGCQRRLLYSTTTVGTALTVVWSCSAGHLGGRWQSQPRFDGIFAGNLQTAACILLSGNSFRKIELLFRFANIACISASTFVRVQKLYAAPAIQKYWEAMQLELTGSFHGQKVVLCGDGRNDSPGHSAQYLSYNVGDTSKQVILHTETVDVREVNGKSPNMERLGFDRSMDKLTGMLDIGEMITDAHTQIAAAMRHCEKYSEIKHSWDIWHGGKNIHKKILEASKQRACKDLLPWANALRNHFWYAAKECNGSERKMKAIWFGILHHVVDEHEWILNHDGTYGKCGHGPLSDGERIPWLIKGSPSHVALRKIVEDKRLMKNIPYYVNFRHTGFLESFHSHLLMYAPKRLSYSFVGYKARTVLAAIDFNKHANRQKEVAVDGQPRYYCKYSKMSKRFYPVPVVAKKKYDYTNDIQQQIFEMRLGVEGHLSQYVPPAENDPCHLHTRLSMMNPPNIADLVEAHKSRFAKSTTSEESI; encoded by the exons ATGCAAGTAAAATCATGTGGACAATCTGTGAG AATTGACTGTGACAGTGAATCTGAAGACACACATACTGCCAGTGAAGATGAAGACGAAAGAGAGTTTGCGGTCTCTTTCAGAACTCTAGG AAATGACAAGAACATATCGCTTGAGGAAGTTGTCTTTGATACAGAACAGTATGGAACAGATGACAATGGTGCTGCAGAAGCTGGAGACGATGTGACCAATGCCATGGATGTAATTATTGCAAAGAAGTGCCTGGCTTTTGTTCCATCAATACTTAACTTGCTGAAACGTGCCTATGGGGATATGTGTGCTCGGCAGGGATGTCAAAGAAGACTTTTATACAGTACAACAACAGTAGGCACTGCACTTACTGTTGTTTGGAGTTGTTCTGCAGGTCATCTTGGTGGAAGATGGCAGTCTCAACCTCGTTTTGATGGCATCTTTGCTGGCAACCTACAAACTGCTGCCTGTATCTTACTGTCTGGGAATAGCTTCAGAAAGATTGAACTGCTCTTTAGGTTTGCCAATATAGCTTGTATCTCTGCCAGTACATTTGTACGGGTACAAAAACTCTATGCTGCTCCCGCCATTCAGAAGTACTGGGAAGCCATGCAGTTGGAGTTAACAGGATCTTTTCATGGACAGAAGGTGGTTCTGTGTGGAGATGGTCGTAATGACTCACCAGGACACTCAGCCCAGTATCTGTCATATAATGTGGGTGACACATCCAAGCAGGTTATTCTCCACACAGAGACTGTTGATGTGCGAGAAGTTAATGGAAAAAGTCCAAATATGGAACGTTTGGGCTTTGACAGATCAATGGATAAGTTGACAGGAATGCTGGACATTGGAGAAATGATAACTGACGCTCATACACAGATAGCAGCAGCCATGC gacactgtgaaaaatattcagaaatcAAGCATTCTTGGGACATATGGCATGGGGGCAAAAATATCCACAAGAAAATCTTAGAG gCATCCAAACAAAGAGCTTGCAAGGATCTACTACCCTGGGCAAATGCATTGAGGAATCATTTTTGGTATGCTGCAAAGGAATGCAATGGCAGTGAGAGAAAGATGAAG GCCATTTGGTTTGGCATACTTCACCATGTAGTTGATGAACATGAGTGGATTCTCAATCATGATGGAACATATGGAAAGTGTGGACATGGTCCGCTCAGTGATGGTGAACGAATACCATGGTTGATAAAAGGGTCACCGTCACATGTAGCACTGCGAAAGATTGTAGAAGACAAGCGTCTAATGAAAAATATCCCTTACTATGTCAACTTTCG ACATACTGGATTCTTAGAATCTTTCCACAGCCATCTTTTGATGTATGCACCAAAGCGCCTTTCATATTC TTTTGTTGGCTACAAAGCACGGACAGTGTTGGCTGCTATAGACTTCAACAAACATGCAAATCGGCAGAAAGAAGTTGCAGTAGATGGACAACCAAG GTACTATTGCAAGTATTCAAAGATGTCAAAGAGGTTTTATCCAGTACCTGTGGTAGCCAAAAAGAAGTATGACTACACAAATGACATTCAGCAGCAGATTTTTGAAATGCGCCTTGGAGTAGAAGGTCATTTATCTCAATATGTTCCACCAGCTGAAAATGATCCCTGTCATCTACATACCAGACTGTCAATGATGAACCCTCCAAATATTGCTGACTTAGTAGAGGCTCATAAGAGCAGGTTTGCGAAGTCCACAACATCAGAAGAATCCATCTAA
- the LOC139122425 gene encoding uncharacterized protein isoform X3 — MYLKTDSRFLPLASSTPMQVKSCGQSVRIDCDSESEDTHTASEDEDEREFAVSFRTLGNDKNISLEEVVFDTEQYGTDDNGAAEAGDDVTNAMDVIIAKKCLAFVPSILNLLKRAYGDMCARQGCQRRLLYSTTTVGTALTVVWSCSAGHLGGRWQSQPRFDGIFAGNLQTAACILLSGNSFRKIELLFRFANIACISASTFVRVQKLYAAPAIQKYWEAMQLELTGSFHGQKVVLCGDGRNDSPGHSAQYLSYNVGDTSKQVILHTETVDVREVNGKSPNMERLGFDRSMDKLTGMLDIGEMITDAHTQIAAAMRHCEKYSEIKHSWDIWHGGKNIHKKILEASKQRACKDLLPWANALRNHFWYAAKECNGSERKMKAIWFGILHHVVDEHEWILNHDGTYGKCGHGPLSDGERIPWLIKGSPSHVALRKIVEDKRLMKNIPYYVNFRHTGFLESFHSHLLMYAPKRLSYSFVGYKARTVLAAIDFNKHANRQKEVAVDGQPSRYYCKYSKMSKRFYPVPVVAKKKYDYTNDIQQQIFEMRLGVEGHLSQYVPPAENDPCHLHTRLSMMNPPNIADLVEAHKSRFAKSTTSEESI, encoded by the exons ATTCAAGATTTCTTCCTCTTGCATCGTCTACTCCTATGCAAGTAAAATCATGTGGACAATCTGTGAG AATTGACTGTGACAGTGAATCTGAAGACACACATACTGCCAGTGAAGATGAAGACGAAAGAGAGTTTGCGGTCTCTTTCAGAACTCTAGG AAATGACAAGAACATATCGCTTGAGGAAGTTGTCTTTGATACAGAACAGTATGGAACAGATGACAATGGTGCTGCAGAAGCTGGAGACGATGTGACCAATGCCATGGATGTAATTATTGCAAAGAAGTGCCTGGCTTTTGTTCCATCAATACTTAACTTGCTGAAACGTGCCTATGGGGATATGTGTGCTCGGCAGGGATGTCAAAGAAGACTTTTATACAGTACAACAACAGTAGGCACTGCACTTACTGTTGTTTGGAGTTGTTCTGCAGGTCATCTTGGTGGAAGATGGCAGTCTCAACCTCGTTTTGATGGCATCTTTGCTGGCAACCTACAAACTGCTGCCTGTATCTTACTGTCTGGGAATAGCTTCAGAAAGATTGAACTGCTCTTTAGGTTTGCCAATATAGCTTGTATCTCTGCCAGTACATTTGTACGGGTACAAAAACTCTATGCTGCTCCCGCCATTCAGAAGTACTGGGAAGCCATGCAGTTGGAGTTAACAGGATCTTTTCATGGACAGAAGGTGGTTCTGTGTGGAGATGGTCGTAATGACTCACCAGGACACTCAGCCCAGTATCTGTCATATAATGTGGGTGACACATCCAAGCAGGTTATTCTCCACACAGAGACTGTTGATGTGCGAGAAGTTAATGGAAAAAGTCCAAATATGGAACGTTTGGGCTTTGACAGATCAATGGATAAGTTGACAGGAATGCTGGACATTGGAGAAATGATAACTGACGCTCATACACAGATAGCAGCAGCCATGC gacactgtgaaaaatattcagaaatcAAGCATTCTTGGGACATATGGCATGGGGGCAAAAATATCCACAAGAAAATCTTAGAG gCATCCAAACAAAGAGCTTGCAAGGATCTACTACCCTGGGCAAATGCATTGAGGAATCATTTTTGGTATGCTGCAAAGGAATGCAATGGCAGTGAGAGAAAGATGAAG GCCATTTGGTTTGGCATACTTCACCATGTAGTTGATGAACATGAGTGGATTCTCAATCATGATGGAACATATGGAAAGTGTGGACATGGTCCGCTCAGTGATGGTGAACGAATACCATGGTTGATAAAAGGGTCACCGTCACATGTAGCACTGCGAAAGATTGTAGAAGACAAGCGTCTAATGAAAAATATCCCTTACTATGTCAACTTTCG ACATACTGGATTCTTAGAATCTTTCCACAGCCATCTTTTGATGTATGCACCAAAGCGCCTTTCATATTC TTTTGTTGGCTACAAAGCACGGACAGTGTTGGCTGCTATAGACTTCAACAAACATGCAAATCGGCAGAAAGAAGTTGCAGTAGATGGACAACCAAG CAGGTACTATTGCAAGTATTCAAAGATGTCAAAGAGGTTTTATCCAGTACCTGTGGTAGCCAAAAAGAAGTATGACTACACAAATGACATTCAGCAGCAGATTTTTGAAATGCGCCTTGGAGTAGAAGGTCATTTATCTCAATATGTTCCACCAGCTGAAAATGATCCCTGTCATCTACATACCAGACTGTCAATGATGAACCCTCCAAATATTGCTGACTTAGTAGAGGCTCATAAGAGCAGGTTTGCGAAGTCCACAACATCAGAAGAATCCATCTAA